One genomic segment of Nitrosopumilus sp. includes these proteins:
- the tpiA gene encoding triose-phosphate isomerase translates to MFVINCKNYEEIAGDNIIKFIKIAEKVSKKFNVKIAIAPPQHLIGLVSNSSIPILAQHIDVSKVGSTTGFIIPELLKKSKVKGSLINHSEHRISSDEIKKLVIKLKELKMLSIVCVKDVAEAKKYAKLNPDYIAIEPPELIGSGKAVSKERPELIKKAADAIKNATKTKLLCGAGIVSGQDVAKAKELGSKGILVASGIVKAKDWNAIMSEFAKSMV, encoded by the coding sequence ATGTTTGTAATTAATTGTAAAAATTATGAAGAGATTGCAGGAGATAACATCATAAAATTTATCAAAATTGCAGAAAAAGTTTCTAAAAAATTTAATGTAAAAATTGCAATTGCACCACCCCAACATCTCATTGGATTAGTATCAAATAGTTCAATTCCAATTTTAGCTCAACATATTGATGTTTCAAAAGTTGGGAGTACTACAGGGTTTATTATTCCTGAACTATTAAAAAAATCCAAAGTCAAAGGGTCTTTAATAAATCACAGCGAACATAGGATTAGTTCAGATGAAATTAAAAAACTAGTAATAAAACTAAAAGAATTGAAAATGCTATCAATTGTTTGTGTAAAAGATGTTGCAGAGGCAAAAAAATATGCTAAACTAAATCCAGATTACATTGCAATAGAGCCTCCAGAATTAATTGGTTCAGGAAAAGCAGTATCAAAAGAAAGACCAGAATTAATCAAAAAAGCTGCAGATGCAATTAAGAATGCTACAAAAACAAAACTTCTTTGTGGTGCTGGAATAGTATCAGGTCAAGATGTGGCAAAAGCAAAAGAGTTAGGATCAAAAGGTATTCTGGTTGCCAGTGGGATTGTTAAGGCAAAAGATTGGAATGCTATAATGTCCGAATTTGCCAAGTCAATGGTTTAA